From the genome of Ziziphus jujuba cultivar Dongzao chromosome 6, ASM3175591v1, one region includes:
- the LOC132804061 gene encoding protein FAR1-RELATED SEQUENCE 5-like, protein MRKSTTIEILLSIFDQLSSFISFLDTESSKPPFVNHGGIRQLHSNPHLPFVNRLISIGAQVTFVTVLYAHRHMLHVHWRSTLATALSFVPFSDGYEVVWAVTFLLSPARKDFVKIPNRTSSNQPKFPIAPVATSIAILANPPDRTTIATALPSCKRTSSHHDCHPSLYPLAHNLLLCMSVFWLFVSVGQEFESIDGAHEFYIKYAKEAGFSVHSSSTKRCKGAKEVVRKEFVCFKEGVSFIKDGERKRCREMTRENCKAKLAVVRSKTGKFVITVFVEEYSHPLSTPRRVHLLRSHRSVSEAKKSLTLQFSTANVLTHQQISILEFEARGIENIGCTKKDIYNHEAKVRNELRGQDAELLKEYFLTEQEKDPCFFFKIDVDDDGKLKRCFWADSVSRRAYGCFGDVVVFDTTYNTNQYGMIFAPLVGVNNHGQMVPFACAFLSDEKTESFVWLFELLKDSMPTKNPKMIITDQDPAMTKAIVQSLPNTFHRYCSWHIFEKFSTYLNVITYRDFL, encoded by the exons ATGCGCAAATCAACAACTATTGAGATATTGTTGTCCATATTTGATCAACTCTCGTCTTTCATAAGCTTCCTCGACACCGAAAGTTCAAAGCCTCCATTTGTGAATCATGGTGGAATCCGGCAACTGCATTCCAACCCTCATCTTCCATTTGTAAATCGACTCATTTCGATCGGAGCACAGGTCACCTTTGTCACCGTTCTCTATGCTCACCGACACATGCTGCATGTCCACTGGAGATCCACTTTGGCCACTGCATTGTCATTCGTACCCTTTTCTGATGGCTACGAG gtggtctgggctgttacattccTGCTCTCACCAGCTCGAAAGGACTTTGTCAAAATTCCCAATCGCACCAGCAGCAACCAGCCAAAATTCCCAATCGCACCAGTAGCAACAAGCATTGCCATCCTTGCAAACCCACCAGATCGCACCACCATTGCCACAGCATTGCCATCTTGCAAACGCACCAGCTCGCACCACGATTGCCACCCTTCTCTGTACCCACTAGCTCATAATCTTCTACTCTGCATGTCTGTATTCTGGCTCTTCGTATCT GTTGGACAAGAGTTTGAATCGATAGATGGGGCACATGAGTTCTACATTAAATATGCAAAAGAGGCGGGGTTTAGTGTTCATAGCAGTTCGACTAAGAGATGTAAAGGTGCAAAAGAAGTTGTCAGGAAAgaatttgtgtgttttaaggAAGGAGTATCTTTTATAAAGGATGGTGAGAGAAAAAGGTGTCGGGAGATGACAAGAGAAAATTGTAAAGCTAAACTTGCTGTGGTTAGGTCAAAAACGGGGAAATTTGTCATCActgtatttgttgaagaatatagTCATCCATTATCAACCCCTCGAAGAGTGCATTTATTGAGATCACATCGTAGTGTGTCTGAAGCCAAGAAGTCACTAACTTTGCAGTTTTCAACAGCAAATGTGTTGACTCATCAACAAATAAGcattcttgaatttgaagctagaggtatAGAGAATATTGGGTGTACAAAGAAGGATATATATAACCATGAAGCTAAAGTGCGGAATGAATTAAGAGGACAAGATGCAGAACTTTTAAAGGAATATTTCCTAACCGAGCAAGAAAAGGATCCatgcttcttttttaaaatagatgtagatgatgatggtAAATTGAAGCGTTGTTTTTGGGCTGATTCAGTGTCTAGAAGAGCTTATGGATGTTTTGGTGATGTAGTTGTATTTGATACAACTTACAACACTAATCAATATGGTATGATATTTGCACCCTTGGTGGGGGTGAACAATCATGGTCAAATGGTACCTTTTGCATGTGCCTTTTTAAGTGATGAAAAAACGGAATCATTTGTTTGGTTGTTTGAGCTATTAAAGGATAGCATGCCGAcgaaaaacccaaaaatgatCATTACTGATCAAGATCCTGCAATGACAAAGGCTATAGTTCAGAGCTTACCGAATACATTTCATAGGTATTGTAGTTGGCACATATTTGAGAAGTTCTCTACGTATTTAAATGTGATTACCTATAGAGATTTTTTATAA
- the LOC125419926 gene encoding disease resistance protein RUN1-like, translated as MLMLRLVIASMASSSLSFQEKYDVFLSFRGEDTRNTFASYLYAALSAKQILTFMDHELERGDEISPTLRRAIEESKISAIIFSENYASSTWCLDELVQILECKKTREHIVIPIFYGIDPSVVRKQKGSYGVSFAELEERFRDRMEKVHQWRAALTEASNLCGLDSKDFRPENKLVQKILEDISFKLPKYLSFNEQLKGHLIGIEKHIKEIESRLSISTKDVRIIGIWGMGGTGKTTLASVVFQRLSYFQFEGYYFLWNVREEYSRYGANHLRKKLLSELLNDESILRMDTPFVASPFINDKLRRKKVLIVLDDVDSSTQLEALVEGYYHFALGSRIIVTTRNAQVLKKVADDIYKLDGLNEIESLKLLNLYAFGKSSPPKNYAMLSNNVISYADGNPLALKVLGSFLHSKSTDEWESALNKLKRIPNKDILDVLRISYEGLDKGEQNLFLDIACLINQSFTRDDAEKMLDAGDSFTKIGLTVLIEKSLIECRKDNKLWMHDLLRQVGHTIVCDEHREPGKRSRLWDVKDVCHVLERNMGTAAVEGISFNMSEISKDIKMCHASFSEMYNLRFLKIYCDNIDNKKFKLYLPQG; from the exons ATGCTAATGCTAAGG CTGGTTATAGCAAGCatggcttcttcttctctttcttttcaagaAAAGTACGATGTGTTTCTCAGTTTCAGAGGTGAGGACACACGCAATACATTCGCTAGCTATCTTTATGCAGCTTTATCAGCAAAGCAGATCTTAACTTTCATGGATCACGAGCTAGAGAGAGGGGATGAAATTTCCCCAACACTTAGAAGAGCCATCGAAGAATCCAAGATTTCGGCGATCATTTTCTCGGAAAACTACGCCTCGTCCActtggtgtttggatgaacttgTTCAAATCCTTGAATGCAAGAAAACAAGAGAGCATATTGTTATTCCAATCTTTTACGGCATAGATCCATCAGTTGTACGAAAACAGAAGGGAAGTTATGGGGTTTCATTCGCTGAACTTGAAGAACGTTTCAGAGACAGAATGGAGAAGGTGCATCAGTGGAGGGCTGCTTTGACAGAAGCGTCTAATCTTTGTGGGTTGGATTCCAAGGATTTCAG GCCTGAAAACAAGTTAGTTCAAAAAATCCTTGAAGACATTTCATTCAAATTGCCTAAATATCTATCATTTAATGAGCAGCTCAAGGGACATCTAATTGGAATTGAAAAACATATCAAAGAAATTGAATCACGACTGTCAATTAGTACAAAAGATGTTCGCATTATAGGCATATGGGGCATGGGAGGTACTGGTAAGACCACCCTTGCTAGTGTTGTATTTCAaagattatcatattttcaattTGAAGGCTACTATTTTCTTTGGAATGTTAGGGAAGAATATTCAAGATACGGAGCAAATCATTTGAGAAAGAAACTTTTGTCTGAGTTATTAAATGATGAATCTATTCTGAGGATGGATACACCATTTGTAGCATCACCTTTTATTAATGACAAACTCCGTCGTAAAAAGGTGCTCATTGTTCTAGATGATGTGGATAGTTCAACCCAGTTAGAAGCTTTAGTAGAAGGATATTATCACTTTGCACTTGGAAGCAGAATCATTGTTACAACTAGAAATGCACAAGTGCTTAAAAAAGTAGCTGATGATATTTACAAGCTTGATGGTTTAAATGAGATTGAATCTTTAAAACTGCTCAATTTGTATGCTTTTGGAAAAAGTTCTCCTCCAAAAAATTATGCAATGCTGTCAAACAATGTGATAAGCTATGCTGATGGAAATCCATTAGCTCTTAAAGTCTTGGGATCTTTCCTTCACTCCAAAAGCACTGATGAATGGGAAAGTgcattaaataaattgaaaagaatTCCCAACAAGGACATTCTAGATGTTCTTAGAATCAGTTACGAGGGATTAGATAAAGGGGAGCAAAATCTATTTCTTGACATTGCATGTCTAATTAATCAGTCTTTTACTAGAGATGATGCAGAAAAGATGTTAGATGCAGGTGACTCCTTTACGAAAATAGGATTAACTGTTCTTATTGAAAAGTCTTTGATTGAATGTCGTAAAGACAATAAGCTATGGATGCATGATTTATTGCGGCAAGTGGGTCATACAATTGTTTGTGATGAACACAGAGAACCTGGTAAACGTAGTCGATTGTGGGATGTTAAAGATGTTTGCCATGTCCTGGAAAGAAATATG GGTACGGCAGCAGTTGAAGGAATCTCATTCAACATGTCTGAAATTAGTAAAGACATAAAAATGTGCCATGCATCCTTCTCAGAGATGTATAATCTACGatttctcaaaatttattgtgACAATATTGATAACAAGAAGTTCAAACTGTACCTTCCCCAAGGTTAG
- the LOC107430143 gene encoding disease resistance-like protein DSC1 encodes MSQKFAPNLTSLLMRETAIETVPPSIGYLSGLVKLDLGFCKRLKSLPTSICHLKSLEELDLTGCEKLKTFPEILEPMEHLRNLCLDFSGIKELPKSVENLVSLKDLFIEGCKDLKFLPNSLCNLRNLEKIWLLVCSKVQKLPSLPPSLRQLKLDDCERLKSLPELPSLCLSLSASSCTSLENISDWRAPLLQHLGDIIEYASYEDYIDFYGCAKLDQNTHNTMIAHRAVIQILARIKFGRVTTYHSFCYPGDEIPVWFNHQTCGSSINNIMLPPYWNNDDFLALAFCIVFHWNKIDNNRMLIPSCTLNFKTIDDGSLYEYHDYTSSCKYNKFSSDHVFIWYVERRSLESSEEMDGLDWPSTCSTEASFHVSHSFSDYVNNNESEYDEIKKFGVRFVYKQDMERCDAETERKNKRSFNECCESSGSETVGFLEEEDEDESHSKKLKLM; translated from the exons ATGTCTCAAAAGTTTGCACCGAATTTAACATCTTTACTTATGCGTGAGACGGCAATAGAAACAGTGCCCCCATCAATTGGATATCTCTCGGGTCTTGTTAAATTAGATTTGGGGTTTTGTAAAAGACTTAAAAGTCTTCCAACAAGCATTTGTCATTTGAAATCTCTTGAAGAACTAGATCTGACTGGTTGTGAGAAACTGAAAACGTTTCCAGAAATCTTGGAGCCCATGGAACACTTGAGAAATCTTTGTTTAGATTTCTCGGGGATTAAAGAGTTGCCAAAGTCTGTTGAAAATCTAGTATCCCTCAAAGATTTATTTATAGAAGGTTGCAAGGATCTTAAGTTTCTCCCCAACAGTCTATGTAATTTAAGGAACCTTGAGAAGATATGGCTTCTCGTCTGTTCAAAAGTTCAAAAATTGCCTTCCCTTCCACCGTCTTTGCGTCAATTGAAATTGGATGATTGTGAGAGATTGAAATCTTTACCAGAGCTTCCATCGCTATGTTTGAGTTTGTCTGCAAGTAGCTGCACGTCACTGGAGAACATTTCAGACTGGAGGGCTCCACTATTACAGCATCTGGGTGATATCATTGAATATGCGAGTTATGAGGATTATATTGACTTTTACGGATGTGCAAAATTGGATCAGAATACACACAACACCATGATAGCTCATCGTGCAGTAATTCAAATTCTGGCTCGTATAAAATTTGGAAGG GTCACAACTTATCATAGTTTTTGCTATCCAGGAGATGAGATTCCGGTGTGGTTCAACCATCAAACTTGTGGGAGttcaatcaataatattatgCTTCCTCCATATTGGAATAATGACGACTTCTTGGCTTTGGCTTTCTGCATTGTTTTTCATTGGAATAAAATTGACAACAATAGAATGTTAATTCCTAGTTGTACACTGAATTTCAAAACCATCGATGATGGTAGTCTTTACGAATATCATGATTATACTTCATCCTGCAAGTACAACAAGTTTAGTTCAGATCACGTGTTCATATGGTATGTAGAAAGACGGTCTTTGGAATCTAGCGAAGAAATGGATGGACTAGATTGGCCCTCTACCTGTAGTACTGAGGCCTCTTTCCATGTCTCTCATAGTTTTTCAGATTATGTCAACAACAATGAAAGTGAGTATGACGAGATTAAGAAGTTTGGGGTTCGGTTTGTATACAAACAAGACATGGAGAGATGTGATGCAGAAActgaaagaaagaataagagAAGCTTCAATGAATGTTGTGAATCAAGTGGAAGTGAAACTGTTGGCTTTCTTGAGGAAGAAGACGAGGATGAATCACATTCTAAGAAACTCAAGCTTATGTGA